From Enterococcus wangshanyuanii, the proteins below share one genomic window:
- a CDS encoding pyridoxamine 5'-phosphate oxidase family protein, producing MRRKEFEVTEKDRFDEILAEAHVVRLAFFDQEFPYIVPVNFGYEWQEERLFLYVHGARQGKKLSLLKENPKIGFEMDCRHKLITADEASKYTYHYRSIIGQGVATILTDLERKRHALLKLMEHETKRMDFDIPDKQVLGTGLIQIEVKRFTAKERI from the coding sequence ATGCGTAGAAAAGAGTTTGAGGTAACCGAAAAAGATCGCTTTGATGAAATTTTAGCCGAAGCGCATGTTGTGAGATTAGCATTTTTTGATCAAGAGTTTCCTTATATCGTCCCTGTGAATTTTGGCTATGAATGGCAAGAAGAACGCTTATTTTTATATGTCCACGGTGCTAGACAAGGGAAAAAACTCTCATTGCTAAAAGAAAATCCTAAGATCGGTTTTGAAATGGATTGTCGTCATAAGCTGATCACAGCTGATGAGGCGTCAAAGTACACCTATCATTATAGAAGTATCATCGGGCAGGGAGTAGCCACTATTTTAACCGATTTAGAGCGTAAACGACACGCCTTATTAAAATTGATGGAACATGAGACGAAACGAATGGATTTTGACATACCAGATAAACAAGTTCTGGGAACAGGGCTGATTCAAATCGAAGTCAAACGTTTTACAGCAAAAGAACGCATTTAG
- a CDS encoding YdcF family protein yields the protein MIQYWNTVIEYLSAKEQVEGTYDLTILAGNSLPYLADELVQLYKQGRTSKVMLVGGVGHATPFLAKNFEELGISVGATSEAEMYLTYFKERYGLSEEIFLTETRSKNSGENARFSLAKMREHDLAPERVLLLEDPILQRRLRATFEKEWRGFGSQFANAVPMIPYIKTIDDNLTFEAQQLNGLWTKDYFLSLVLGEIPRLRNDRNGYGPKGAGYIGSIEIPTEVLSAYEKLSTHYHYEYTR from the coding sequence ATGATTCAGTATTGGAACACAGTGATCGAGTATCTATCTGCTAAAGAGCAGGTGGAAGGAACATATGACCTGACAATTTTAGCTGGAAATAGTTTGCCGTATTTGGCGGATGAACTGGTTCAGTTATACAAACAGGGACGTACTTCTAAGGTCATGTTAGTCGGCGGAGTCGGACATGCGACCCCCTTTTTAGCTAAAAATTTCGAAGAGCTTGGAATCAGTGTCGGAGCTACCAGTGAAGCGGAGATGTATCTGACTTATTTTAAAGAAAGATATGGCCTGTCAGAAGAGATATTTTTGACAGAAACCCGTTCCAAGAACTCAGGTGAAAATGCTCGTTTTTCATTAGCTAAAATGAGAGAGCACGATTTAGCCCCTGAACGTGTGTTACTACTGGAAGACCCCATTCTTCAAAGAAGACTTAGAGCTACATTTGAGAAAGAATGGCGGGGATTTGGCAGTCAATTTGCAAATGCTGTACCAATGATACCCTACATTAAAACGATCGATGATAACCTAACCTTTGAAGCCCAACAATTGAATGGTCTTTGGACGAAAGACTATTTTCTCTCGTTAGTATTAGGTGAGATTCCTCGTTTGAGAAATGATCGTAATGGCTATGGACCAAAGGGTGCTGGATATATCGGATCGATCGAAATTCCGACAGAAGTCCTGTCTGCCTATGAAAAATTGAGTACTCATTATCATTATGAGTACACACGTTAA